A segment of the Aureliella helgolandensis genome:
ACTCTTCCAATCCATCGTGAAGATGCGTTTCTGAACGTTGACCGGCACGAGAAACAAGAGGAAGGCGCCCAGCATTGCAATGCCAGTATCGGTCAGGTTTGCAAGTGGCTTCAAGGTGTTGGAGTCGACCGTCACGGTGATGTCGGTTAGGAGCGGCCGCAACATCCACAGCAGGATCACGAAACTAAAAACACAGAGGGTGTTCCATTCTCCCCGCCGCACCTTCCCTAGCTCCGCTAATTCTTGATCAATCAGGGCTTTGCCCCCCTGCATGGCCACCTTGCCGATCGGGAACAAAACTCGCGTTAACATGAGGAACATGATGGGCAGGAAGACGATTGCAAAGGGAACGCCGATCGGTAGCCAACCCACAAAGCTGATGTCTTGACGGTACGCTGTGGCGATCTTGTCGCGCAGGAAGCCGACCAAGAATGCATTGGTGGGGGTGCCGATAATGGTCATGACTCCTCCCACCGATGCCGAGTAGGCAATCGCAAGTAGCAAACAGGTTCCAAAGTGCTCTCCACCGCGACCTTCCGCTTGGCCAGGTGACGTTTGAGGTTTCACCAAAGCAATGACACTGAGGGCGATGGGCAGCATCATGGCGGTAGTCGCCGTATTGGAGACAAAGGCGCTGAGGACGGCGGTCACCAACATAAATCCCGCAATCATGCTGGGGGCCGAGGTTCCCACAATCTTCAACGTATGCAAGGCAATGCGTTTGCCCAACCCCCATCGCTCCATTGAGATAGCGAGCACGAAACCGCCAAAGTACAGAAAGACCAGCGGATCCGCGAATGGGAAGCAGGCGTCCCGAATCGACGCGATTCCGAGGAGTGGAAAGAGCACCATCGGCAAGAGTGCGGTGACACTAATGTGGAGCGCTTCGGTGAGCCACCACACGCCCATCCAGACCATGGCGGCCAACGTGGCTCTGCCCGCCCAGGAGAACGTCACCGTCTTAAGTGAGGGCGGCACTTGTTGGACAGCGCCCGACTCCATTGCGGGCTCGCCGAACTCCGCTGGTGAGACGACGGTCTCAAACGTCTCGGGCAAAGCGTATAAGCATATTACGCACAGAATCGGACCCAGGAACAAGCCAATCCACTGCAGTGTTCCCCCCGAAGCTGTTTCATCCGCGGGTGCTTGACTCTGCATTGGGCTGCCTTCAATCTTTTTGCAATTTGTCGCTATGCTCTAAATCCAGTGGTTGGCCACGTAGCCACGCACGTCCTTTTCGCCACCAATCGTACACGAAGAAGGTACCTGCTTGGCTCCCCAGCAAAATCTCAAACTGGCTGGAGTCGCGGGCGGTAGAGGCCTGTGCTAACTTGCCCTGTGCGGTTCGCAGCGAGCTTGTCAAACGCTGCTGCCACTCACGCTTATCGAGCGGGTCTTCCATTTCCTGGGATGCCACGTGCCAGTCCGAACAGATCGGCTCGGAGAACCAGACCAGCAATTCCGCTTGGCGCTCCTCCCAAAAAGTATACTCGACAGCACCCGCCAGAATCCACACGCGATTCAGCTTCGCGTCGCCAGCTTGTCCCATTGCCGAAACTCGCGAACGCTTGACCATCTTGACCGCTAAATGCGCTAAACCAGGCATTAGCTCAGCCTCCGTGTCGCGGGCATCGACAAAGCGGCCCTCGGGAGTTACCCACACCGAGGTGCCTGGTTCACGGAGTATTGCTCGGCTGATTCGCAGGAAATCGGCAGCCCCCTCCAGGCTAGATTGGGCAACTGGAAAAAAACCTAGCGAGCCAAAGATGGGGTACTTCTTGAGCGCCTCAGCATCGATGGGCGCGAACATGCGGTAGTCGGCAAGGACGGTTGATGACAAGAAAATCGCGGTCAATGGATCCCACCAAGCCGCATGATTGGCGTAGACGATCACGGAATCCTGAGGTGCCATGGTCAGTCTGGGGCTCCTGTCGACCTGCTCGGCGCCTGCTGCTTCCAGCGGTGGGAGTGTGCCAGCTGATCGCGTTGGCTGGGAGTGGCTCGGAACTCCAGCCTTTGCCCCGCAATTGACATTGCCCAGGGCGGCGCGGTTGATAGCGACACTATGAAAGTGCCGCCGTAGATACTTGCGCACAAACCAAACGAACCAACCCAAAAAGAACGCACGAATACGCGGGATCTTGACCTTTTGGGCGGTTTTCAATGTCATGGTGATTGCGCTACTACCATCGTCGCTTGGCAGTCACAGCCCCAAGTCGCAGAACCCATTGTCTTGCAGCCGACACAAAAGTCGCGTCAATTCCATGGTGTTGTTCAATCCGAAGGCTTTCAGGATACCCACTCGGCGATTGTCGATCGTTTTGTCGGTAACGCCAAATTTTTCGGCAATCGCTTTGGTCTTCTCGCCATGGGCAAACATTGCCGCACATTTGCGATCACGCTCGTCAAGCTGCGTGAAAATATGCCAGCTTCTGGACAGGCTCAAGACTCGTTTACTTGGCTCTTGTTCGGCCACTTCCAGGATTTCAGTTACTCCCAAAATGGCGAGTTTGGGGTGCCCGATGCCCAGCAAGGAGAACTTGACCGTCTGGAGCAGGACAATCTGCCCATTGGAATCTCTGCCCGGATTCTGGAATTGGACAAAAGCGCAGCCATTGGTGATCAACCGATCTGAATGTTCCGAGACTGGGACCACCGTCTCATCTAAGAATGTTTTCGAATAGCGCCCAGTTGAAGTCGCACCGCTTCCGAACACACGGTCGTGGTTCGAGTTGGTGAACAATATCTGACCGTCTGCTGACTTAATATAGACGCAGTTCTGACTTGGCTCGATCACCGAACGCAGGTCCGACAGCGACGTAACCGCAGAAGCAATGGCTCGAACCAGTTGGACTCCCTCGTCTGCCAGAGAACTTCCGGGCTGCGGAGGGCCATCTAGGACCGCCACCTTGTCAACATTACCAACCAATCTAATCACCTTCGCTTTAACGCGGACTGATATCATCTGGAGAGGCGAAGCGAAGAAAAAGAGGGAGCGGCGGTGGATTTCACCGCCAACTCCTCTCTGAACTCAGGGGCAGCGAGTTCTAAGCTACACACATTTTGGATGAAGAGGTGTAACCTAAAACTAGTCTTCGACATAATGCCCTGTCTAGCAAACACTATTTGCGGGTTTCCGCACGCCGTGAGCGGAATTATAGCCGCCAACCGGATCTATCGTTAGAACCCTTCTAAGTCTCTTTTGGGGCCCCCAACTTCGGTGCTCGATCTTGTCCCAGCACCGTGCACTGAGGCGCTGCATCGCCAGCCGCAACTAGCCCAACTCTCGCCCAAGCCATCCTGTCGGTGCCACGCCGTTTCTTGCTCGCTTTAGGTGTTCCCAGCCTAATGCATTGCAAAACCTAGCTGAGCGAGGGGGGGCCCCTCGCAAGGGCTGCTAGTTCGCAGTGGGGTCCCATGATCGAGCGATCGGTTTGGCGACACCTATTCCAAGGATAGACTACGCTTGCGCAATAGGCCGTTCCCTGCCACTGCGTTTTTTTGTCGCAAGGGAAAGATTATTGCCCAGAAGGCTGACTCGCCGAAGTCAGCAGAAGTTGCCGCATGTTTTTGACGACGGACGGGTCGTGCTCACGAGCCAATAGGTCTCGCACGCGTCTGAGCACTTCGCGATCTACCATCGAACTGAGCAGTGCCACGGCTTGACGACGTACTTCCACTTCTCCGGCCTCCGCCATCCATAGCAACCAAGTCCGCGGATCAAGATCGGTGCGTCGCGAAAGTTCCAGGGTGAGCTCCAGTCGACGTTCGGCAGTGCAAGTGGCCAGCTCGGAGGCCAATTCGATATGCTCGTCGCGCATGCCTTTGGCTCGCAGGGCCAAGGTTGCAGTCTGCGCGACCCGCGGTTGAGTACTGCCTAGCAGTCGCACCAAGGCGTCGTAGTCCAAGTCCTGAATGTAGCTCAATTGCGATTCGTCGCTGGCGAGCGGCGAGCTACTGTACGACGCACTGTACTGGCCTGGGGACGAGGCCTCTGTGGCGATTGTCTGGGAAGGTTGAGTCGCGACTAGCTGGCGCATTTCGTTGACGGGCGGGGCATAAGTGCCTGAGTCGGAAAATAGTGACGACGCCTGACGCGGCTGTGTCGGGGAGGCGATCAACTGCACTCTGGCTCCTGGATTACCGGTGGAGCTGTAAAGTGAATCGATGGCTTGAGCTGCGGACGCTGGCGGTTGGGATGTGTCTTCTGTGGGGGCCGCGTCGTCGCTGAAGCGAAATGCGACGTCTTCGCTTCCCTGCTCGTCGATCCGCGCGGATTCGATCTCGGCGGACGTCGTTCGAAGCTCGCTATTTTTAGCATTGGGCTGCAAGGGGGGCGGCACGGTGAAGTTGCTGATTCGGTCGCTCAACCGCTGCACCTCCGCATCTTGGCTTGAGTTTGCCGCTTCTGCCCGCATTAAGGCTGCGGTGCGCTCGGCTTCGAGTATCTGTCCCTGCGAGGCCCTTTGGACAATCGATTCGCAAAGCTCAACCGCTGCCGGTTCTATCCAGTTGGAAGCTTGGATTCGTAACGCAAGCGCGCTGGAGAGCATCAACCCATCGGCAGATGTGGTAGGAGGAAGCGCATCCAGTCGGCTGGCGAGTTGCAGCAAGTACGCGGCAGCACTGGCCGGGTCCGCTTCTGGCAATGTACGGTTTGTGACTTGGAGATCCAACGCGCGATAGGCGGCGCGGGCGACTTCGCGATTCGGATTCTGCAATCCGCGGACAATATCGAGGCTTGCCTCTTTGTCCAGAGCGATCAACCCTTCGAGGGCAATCAACGCCTCTTCTCGCTGAGTGGCATTGGCCAACTGGGCGGCTAAATTCTCCCGCAGAAAGTCGCGACTCAGCCACCAGCCACCCGCTCCAATTGCTAAGCCGATGAGGCACCAAGCTAACCAGTCCTGGGAAAAACGTGAACGGACCGCGGGCGCAGGTTCAGCTTTGAATGTCAGACTGAGCTTTTCAAGCGTGGAACTATCAGACGCCATTGACCAACCTACAAATTTCGCGAGTGCCGAAGCGCTTCGCTTTCCGAACAGGAAAAATCCCGTATCTGGACCTTCTCGCAGAATCTAGAGTTTTCATCAAGATCATTTGCCTTGTAGCCGTACCAGCGTCCCAGCGGGAGGCTGCTCGCAAAAAAATGGATAGGTTAGGCTCGATTGCGGGGGGAGCCCACGGTCCGGGGGACCATGCTACGGGGGTGTATGCTACGGGGGCTAGGCGGCTGTGCTGGAGGATGAGATTCGTTGGCAGGGGGGGCTCTAGGGTTGGGGGACTAGGCTCGCTTGCTAGAATAGCAGCACATGACTTCCGCTGATCGTCAACCACTAGATTCAAGTCCGCAAGAAATGCATGATCGATTACTCAAGGACCAAGTCGTGGTCGTTGGATGTGGTTTAGCCGGCTTGTCTGCCGCTTGCGTTTTAGCGGCGCGTGGACATCGGGTCGTCGTGCTTGAAAAAAACGATTGGTTGGGCGGCAAAGCGGCGGTTCTCGAGCAAGATGGCTTCCGCTTTGACATGGGGCCTACAATCCTGACTTTGCCCAGCGTGCTGCATCGCGTGTTTCAAGAGGCTGGCAAACGGCTCGAAGATTACCTGCACCTCGTCCCCTTGGATCCGCAGTGGCGCTGCTTTTTCGAGGACGGCGGATTGCTCGACCTCCACGCGGACATCGCGACGATGCAGGAGACGCTGAAGACTTTCACCGGTGATTCCCAAGTTGCTGAGGGCTATGGCCGCTTTATGGCCATGTCGCGCCGGTTGCATGATGTTTCGGAACGCTTCTTTTTCTGGAAGAGCGTGGGCGGCATTGGCGATACCCTCGACACCACAGGTATGTTTAGCGCTGCCGTACTCAAGGATGTGCTGTCGTTGCGAATGGGAAGCTCAGTCGCTTCGGTCGTCCGCAGCCATCTAGCTGATCCCCGCACCGCACAGATGGTCGACCATTTCACTCAATATGTAGGCTCGAGCCCCTCTGCGTCTCCTGCTGTTTTGTGTGGAATTGCCCACATGCAAACGCAGGAGGGGATTTGGTATCCGCTGGGAGGAACCCGGGCAATTCCTGATGCGCTGATCAAACTTGCGCAAGAGCTGGGGGTTGAGTTTCGGATGAGCTGCGATGTCGCTCAAATTCGAACGGCAGGAAACAGCGTGGTGGGCGTCGAGCTGACGAGTGGCGAGGCGATTCAAGCTCAGGCCGTTGTTTCCAACTGCGACGCGGTGCGGACTCACCGAGAATTGCTGCGCGAGCATCCGGCACCATCGCGGCTTTCTCGCAAGCGAGATATCGAACCGGCCTGCTCGGGCGTAGTCCTGTACCTTGGCCTGAAAGAACGCTACGAGCACTTGTTACACCACAACTTTGTCTTTTCGCAATCTCCCGATGAAGAATTCGAGTGGATCTACCAGCGTGGCCTGCCGGCTCCTGATCCGACCTGTTACGTATGTGCGCCTGCCGTGTCGGAACCCGCTGTTGCCCCTGACGGGGGCGAAGCCTTGTACGTCTTGGTCCATACGCCATATCTTCGACCCAACCACGATTGGTCCCAATTGCTGCCCGAGTATCGGGAAGTGATTTTGGATAAGCTGGAGCGGACGGCGGGACTCAATGGTTTGCGGCAGCGGATCGTATCTGAACACTCGCTTACCCCAGCCGATATCCACTCACGCTACCGGGTGTTGAACGGCGCGATCTATGGGGTAGCCAGTCATGGCAAATACCTGGGAGCCTTCAAGAGTGCGAATCGCAGCCCCGAACTGAAGGGGCTCTATCTAGCAGGCGGCGCCGCACACCCAGGTCCAGGCATGCCCATGGTTCTCATGAGTGGATGGATCGCCGCAGATGCGCTGGATCAAGATTGCCAGGCTGTGTAGGCAGCTTAGACGCTTGCAGCCAGAGGATTTCCGCTTTCTCCGCTGCTAAGTGTTGGTCTCGCTAGGGATACTACGCAGTGTCGATAGGAGTTGGTCCATCGTTTGGACGCGGTCCTGAGCGTCGGGCTGGACGCACTGCATAATGAGATTCGCCAAACTGCGATTCAAATCTGGCCGCATTCCAAGGATGTCGCGTGGCTTCGATGTGTCATGATTGAGCGCGGCCAACCCGCTCACCTCACCACCCGGCCATGGGAAGTCAAAGGTCATTAGTTGGTAGCAAGAGATACCGAAAGCGAAGATATCCAATCGCTGGTCGGTGGGCCGCCGGCGGACAATTTCGGGAGCCATGTATAGGGGAGTGCCCGTTCGGTTTCCAGGCCGCATGAACGGCTCGGTGGCAGGGACCGTCAAGCCAAAATCGATCAGCTTGATATGCTCGATATCGGTCGAGCAGATGTAATTGCGAGGGCAGATATCGCGGTGGATGAACCCTTTCTTATGGACATATTGCAGCGCCTCAGCCATTTGCCGCATGAGCGACAGTCGATGGTCGGCCAAACGTTCCGTATCCTTATTTTGGATAAGGTTATTCAGCCCAGGGCCGTCAATAAACTCCATGATTAAGTAGGGTTCTTTGTTCGTGGTCAGACCGTACTCAAGAGTCTTGGCAATATTGGGGTGAATCATTTGGGCCGAGATTTCTCCCTCACTCGGCTTGTTCATTCCCCGGAAGCGACTCTCAAAAAAACTGAACTTTTCGAGGTCGCACAGCTTGAGTCCTACCAATTGGTCGGTTTCGCGGTCGCGAGCGGCGTAAAACTTGCTCATCGTACCGCTGACGGCCGTCTTTTTCTTTTCGAAGCGGGCTTCAATGTCAACGCGTTTGTTCGACTTCAGGCTCTCGCCCTTGTTGCCGCCCGATTTGCCAGCGCCGGAGGCCTTGCGGCCGAATCCTAGTTTATCCAGAAATCCCATACGATCTGCTTACTTTCCACAGTAATCGATAGCCCTGGCGATCTCATTCTTCAGCCGGCTACGGTCGACAATTCTGTCAATGTAACCATGTTCCAACAAAAACTCACTAGTTTGGAAGCCGGCTGGTAGTTCGATTTTGATCGTGGCCTTAATCGTCCGCGGGCCCGCGAATCCAATGAGGGCTTTAGGCTCCGCAAACACCAAGTCACCGAGTGACGCAAAACTGGCTGCAACACCTCCCATGGTTGGGTTGGTGAGCACCGAAATGTACAACCCGCCAGCCCCGTGGAAGCGAGATAGCGCGGCGGACACTTTGGCCATCTGCATCAGCGACAGGATTCCTTCGTGCATGCGGGCTCCACCGCCCGAACCACTAATAATGATCACTGGCAACGATTGTGCCGTGGCGCGTTCGACCATTCGCGTGAGTCGCTCT
Coding sequences within it:
- a CDS encoding SLC13 family permease, which translates into the protein MQSQAPADETASGGTLQWIGLFLGPILCVICLYALPETFETVVSPAEFGEPAMESGAVQQVPPSLKTVTFSWAGRATLAAMVWMGVWWLTEALHISVTALLPMVLFPLLGIASIRDACFPFADPLVFLYFGGFVLAISMERWGLGKRIALHTLKIVGTSAPSMIAGFMLVTAVLSAFVSNTATTAMMLPIALSVIALVKPQTSPGQAEGRGGEHFGTCLLLAIAYSASVGGVMTIIGTPTNAFLVGFLRDKIATAYRQDISFVGWLPIGVPFAIVFLPIMFLMLTRVLFPIGKVAMQGGKALIDQELAELGKVRRGEWNTLCVFSFVILLWMLRPLLTDITVTVDSNTLKPLANLTDTGIAMLGAFLLFLVPVNVQKRIFTMDWKSAERMPWGILFLFGGGLSLAAAIQANGVAEFIGSQANQFGTLSPILLVLIVTTVIVFMTELTSNAATTASLVPVLAALAPGLGVHPYLLIVPATVAASCAFMLPVATPPNAIVFGSGAISVPQMVRAGFLLNLIAILLVTLLTMWFIRPWLGIP
- a CDS encoding lysophospholipid acyltransferase family protein; this encodes MTLKTAQKVKIPRIRAFFLGWFVWFVRKYLRRHFHSVAINRAALGNVNCGAKAGVPSHSQPTRSAGTLPPLEAAGAEQVDRSPRLTMAPQDSVIVYANHAAWWDPLTAIFLSSTVLADYRMFAPIDAEALKKYPIFGSLGFFPVAQSSLEGAADFLRISRAILREPGTSVWVTPEGRFVDARDTEAELMPGLAHLAVKMVKRSRVSAMGQAGDAKLNRVWILAGAVEYTFWEERQAELLVWFSEPICSDWHVASQEMEDPLDKREWQQRLTSSLRTAQGKLAQASTARDSSQFEILLGSQAGTFFVYDWWRKGRAWLRGQPLDLEHSDKLQKD
- a CDS encoding helix-turn-helix transcriptional regulator; the encoded protein is MVGNVDKVAVLDGPPQPGSSLADEGVQLVRAIASAVTSLSDLRSVIEPSQNCVYIKSADGQILFTNSNHDRVFGSGATSTGRYSKTFLDETVVPVSEHSDRLITNGCAFVQFQNPGRDSNGQIVLLQTVKFSLLGIGHPKLAILGVTEILEVAEQEPSKRVLSLSRSWHIFTQLDERDRKCAAMFAHGEKTKAIAEKFGVTDKTIDNRRVGILKAFGLNNTMELTRLLCRLQDNGFCDLGL
- a CDS encoding phytoene desaturase family protein: MHDRLLKDQVVVVGCGLAGLSAACVLAARGHRVVVLEKNDWLGGKAAVLEQDGFRFDMGPTILTLPSVLHRVFQEAGKRLEDYLHLVPLDPQWRCFFEDGGLLDLHADIATMQETLKTFTGDSQVAEGYGRFMAMSRRLHDVSERFFFWKSVGGIGDTLDTTGMFSAAVLKDVLSLRMGSSVASVVRSHLADPRTAQMVDHFTQYVGSSPSASPAVLCGIAHMQTQEGIWYPLGGTRAIPDALIKLAQELGVEFRMSCDVAQIRTAGNSVVGVELTSGEAIQAQAVVSNCDAVRTHRELLREHPAPSRLSRKRDIEPACSGVVLYLGLKERYEHLLHHNFVFSQSPDEEFEWIYQRGLPAPDPTCYVCAPAVSEPAVAPDGGEALYVLVHTPYLRPNHDWSQLLPEYREVILDKLERTAGLNGLRQRIVSEHSLTPADIHSRYRVLNGAIYGVASHGKYLGAFKSANRSPELKGLYLAGGAAHPGPGMPMVLMSGWIAADALDQDCQAV
- a CDS encoding serine/threonine-protein kinase, which encodes MGFLDKLGFGRKASGAGKSGGNKGESLKSNKRVDIEARFEKKKTAVSGTMSKFYAARDRETDQLVGLKLCDLEKFSFFESRFRGMNKPSEGEISAQMIHPNIAKTLEYGLTTNKEPYLIMEFIDGPGLNNLIQNKDTERLADHRLSLMRQMAEALQYVHKKGFIHRDICPRNYICSTDIEHIKLIDFGLTVPATEPFMRPGNRTGTPLYMAPEIVRRRPTDQRLDIFAFGISCYQLMTFDFPWPGGEVSGLAALNHDTSKPRDILGMRPDLNRSLANLIMQCVQPDAQDRVQTMDQLLSTLRSIPSETNT